The Fusobacterium sp. DD2 nucleotide sequence ATTATTTTATATGGTGTTTCCATTACTTTTATTTTGTAACCATTTTCTAAAGCTCTCAACTGCTCAAGAGATTCTGATTTCTCAAGTGGAGTTGGCTCCATTTTCGCATATTCTATTACAAAATCTCTCTTATACCCATATATTCCAACATGTTTATAATAGTTTTTCAAATCCATTTTTCTAGGATAAGGTATTACACTTCTGGAAAAATAAAGAGCATACCCTTTTTTATCAGTTATAACCTTAACATAATTTGGATTTTCTATCTCTTCCATTGTATCTATCTTATACTTTAATGTACTCATAGCTATTGAGTCATCCTCTTTAAAAGAATCTATTATTGAATTAATCATATCAGGTTCTATTAAAGGTTCATCTCCTTGAACATTTACTATTACATCATAATCAGTAATTTTTTCACATACTTCTGCTATTCTGCTTGTACCATTTTCATGGTCTTTTCTTGTTAAAATTGCCTTTCCGCCAAATTTTTCAACTTCTTTAAATATTCTTTCATCATCAGTAGCAACAACCACTTCATCAAGATTTGACATCTTGGTTCTTTTATACACCCATTCTATCATTGTATGTCCGCAAATATCTTTTAGCGGTTTTCCTTCAAGCCTTGTAGAGGCATATCTAGAAGGGATTACTCCTAAAAATTTCATTTTACATCCTCCTCAAAATTAGGTACAATATATGTATAATTATAACAAATATTCATACATAAAGAAATATAATTTTATAAGGAGGAATATTATTGAAGATAAAAAAGATTTTGTCTGCTCTATGTGTCTCATTGTTAATTGCTGCATGTAGCAATGCTCCAATATCAGGAAGAAAACAGATGCTTTTAGTTCCAGAAGATGAGATTGTAGCACAAAGCTATTCGCAATATAGACAGGTCATGGCTCAAAGTAAGGTTCTTAATAATAAAGATGCACAGATGGTAAAAAAAGTGGGAAACAATATTGCAAGAGCAGTAGACAAATATTTTGCAAATCATCCAGGAGAAAATAAATCACACATTAAATACCAATGGGAATTTAATTTAATACAGAATAATACCCCTA carries:
- the kdsB gene encoding 3-deoxy-manno-octulosonate cytidylyltransferase, with translation MKFLGVIPSRYASTRLEGKPLKDICGHTMIEWVYKRTKMSNLDEVVVATDDERIFKEVEKFGGKAILTRKDHENGTSRIAEVCEKITDYDVIVNVQGDEPLIEPDMINSIIDSFKEDDSIAMSTLKYKIDTMEEIENPNYVKVITDKKGYALYFSRSVIPYPRKMDLKNYYKHVGIYGYKRDFVIEYAKMEPTPLEKSESLEQLRALENGYKIKVMETPYKIIGVDTQEELEKVREYVIKHKLKID